In Peromyscus maniculatus bairdii isolate BWxNUB_F1_BW_parent chromosome 9, HU_Pman_BW_mat_3.1, whole genome shotgun sequence, one genomic interval encodes:
- the LOC102915307 gene encoding LOW QUALITY PROTEIN: olfactory receptor 4K2 (The sequence of the model RefSeq protein was modified relative to this genomic sequence to represent the inferred CDS: substituted 1 base at 1 genomic stop codon) yields MINMDNKSVVTEFVLLGLSNSWELRIFFFIVFSFFYVATMVSNGIILVIVVSDSHLHSPMYFLLTNLSIIDMSLASFATPKMIIDYLTDHKTISFGGCISQIFFLHLFTGTEIILLMAMSFDRYIAICKPLHYAXIISPQVCILFVVSSWIVGIMHSMSQVIFALTLPFCGPNKIDSFFCDLPVVFQLACVDTYVLGLFMISTSGIIALSCFILLFNSYVIVLVTIKHHSSRGSSKALSTCTAHFIVVFMFFGPCIFIYMWPQNSFVIEKILSVFYTIFTPILNPVIYTLRNHEVNSAMKKLRSKFLNFSTEPPPHSF; encoded by the coding sequence ATGATTAATATGGATAATAAGTCTGTTGTGACTGAATTTGTTTTGCTCGGACTCTCTAATTCCTGGGAACTAcggatatttttctttatagtgttttccttcttttatgtgGCAACAATGGTGAGTAATGGCATCATTCTTGTCATTGTCGTATCTGACTCTCACCTACACTCTCCTATGTATTTTCTGCTTACCAACCTTTCTATTATTGATATGTCTCTTGCTTCCTTCGCCACTCCCAAGATGATCATAGACTATCTAACTGACCATAAAACAATCTCTTTTGGTGGGTGCATCTCCCAGATATTCTTTCTCCACCTGTTCACTGGTACTGAGATTATTTTACTAATGGCTATGTCTTTTGACAGGTATATTGCAATTTGTAAACCCTTGCACTATGCTTAAATCATTAGTCCCCAAGTGTGTATTCTCTTTGTGGTGTCTTCATGGATTGTGGGAATCATGCATTCGATGAGCCAGGTCATATTTGCCCTCACATTACCATTCTGTGGCCCCAATAAGATAGACAGCTTTTTCTGTGACCTTCCTGTGGTGTTCCAGTTGGCTTGTGTGGATACTTATGTTCTTGGTCTTTTTATGATTTCAACAAGTGGCATAATTGCATTGTCTTGCTTTATTCTGTTATTTAATTCATATGTTATTGTGCTGGTTACAATAAAGCAtcattcttccagaggatcatcTAAGGCCCTTTCCACCTGTACAGCCCATTTCATTGTGGTCTTCATGTTCTTTGGCCCATGCATCTTCATCTATATGTGGCCACAAAACAGCTTTGTGATAGAGAAGATCCTGTCTGTATTTTATACCATCTTCACTCCTATTCTGAACCCAGTAATATACACTTTGAGAAACCACGAAGTAAATTCAGCCATGAAGAAACTGAGAAGTAAGTTTCTCAATTTCAGTACAGAACCTCCTCCCCattctttttag